One genomic window of Saccopteryx bilineata isolate mSacBil1 chromosome 4, mSacBil1_pri_phased_curated, whole genome shotgun sequence includes the following:
- the PDAP1 gene encoding 28 kDa heat- and acid-stable phosphoprotein isoform X1, which translates to MPKGGRKGGHKGRARQYTSPEEIDAQLQAEKQKAREEEEQGEESGDGAAGDPKKEKKSLDSDESEDEEDDYQQKRKGVEGLIDIENPNRVAQTTKKVTQLDLDGPKELSRREREEIEKQKAKERYMKMHLAGKTEQAKADLARLAIIRKQREEAARKKEEERKAKDDATLSGKRMQSLSLNK; encoded by the exons ATGCCTAAAGGAG gaagaaagggaggcCACAAGGGCCGGGCACGGCAGTACACAAGCCCCGAGGAAATCGACGCACAGCTCCAGGCTGAAAAGCAGAAGGCCAGG gaagaagaagaacaaggagAAGAAAGTGGAGATGGAGCTGCAGGTGACcctaaaaaggagaagaaatcacTAGACTCAGATGAGAGTGAGGATGAGGAAGATGATTACCAG CAAAAGCGCAAAGGTGTAGAAGGCCTTATCGACATTGAGAACCCCAACCGGGTGGCACAGACAACCaaaaaggtcacacagctggaccTGGATGGGCCCAAGGAGCTTTCAAGGAGAGAACG AGAAGAAATTGAGAAGCAGAAAGCAAAAGAGCGTTACATGAAAATGCATTTAGCTGGGAAGACAGAGCAAGCCAAGGCTGACCTTGCCCGGCTGGCGATCATCCGGAAACAGCGGGAGGAGGCCgccaggaagaaagaagaagagaggaaag CAAAAGATGATGCAACTTTGTCAGGAAAACGAATGCAGTCCCTCTCCCTGAATAAGTAG
- the PDAP1 gene encoding 28 kDa heat- and acid-stable phosphoprotein isoform X2, translating to MPKGGRKGGHKGRARQYTSPEEIDAQLQAEKQKARVKEQGEESGDGAAGDPKKEKKSLDSDESEDEEDDYQQKRKGVEGLIDIENPNRVAQTTKKVTQLDLDGPKELSRREREEIEKQKAKERYMKMHLAGKTEQAKADLARLAIIRKQREEAARKKEEERKAKDDATLSGKRMQSLSLNK from the exons ATGCCTAAAGGAG gaagaaagggaggcCACAAGGGCCGGGCACGGCAGTACACAAGCCCCGAGGAAATCGACGCACAGCTCCAGGCTGAAAAGCAGAAGGCCAGGGTGA aagaacaaggagAAGAAAGTGGAGATGGAGCTGCAGGTGACcctaaaaaggagaagaaatcacTAGACTCAGATGAGAGTGAGGATGAGGAAGATGATTACCAG CAAAAGCGCAAAGGTGTAGAAGGCCTTATCGACATTGAGAACCCCAACCGGGTGGCACAGACAACCaaaaaggtcacacagctggaccTGGATGGGCCCAAGGAGCTTTCAAGGAGAGAACG AGAAGAAATTGAGAAGCAGAAAGCAAAAGAGCGTTACATGAAAATGCATTTAGCTGGGAAGACAGAGCAAGCCAAGGCTGACCTTGCCCGGCTGGCGATCATCCGGAAACAGCGGGAGGAGGCCgccaggaagaaagaagaagagaggaaag CAAAAGATGATGCAACTTTGTCAGGAAAACGAATGCAGTCCCTCTCCCTGAATAAGTAG
- the ARPC1B gene encoding actin-related protein 2/3 complex subunit 1B, translating into MAYHSFLVEPISCHAWNKNRTQIAICPNNHEVHIYEKSGAKWVKVHELKEHNGQVTGIDWAPESNRIVTCGTDRNAYVWTLKGGTWKPTLVILRINRAARCVRWAPNENKFAVGSGSRVISICYFEQENDWWVCKHIKKPIRSTVLSLDWHPNNVLLAAGSCDFKCRIFSAYIKEVEERPAPTPWGSKMPFGELMFESSSSCGWVHGVCFSASGSRMAWVSHDSTVCLADADKKMAVATLASETLPLLALTFITENSLVAAGHDCFPVLFTYNGAAGTLSFGGRLDVPKQSSQRGLTARERFQNLDKKASSEGGVAGGAGLDSLHKNSVSQISVLSGGKAKCSQFCTTGMDGGMSIWDVKSLESTLKDLKIK; encoded by the exons ATGGCCTACCACAGCTTCCTGGTGGAGCCCATCAGCTGCCACGCCTGGAACAAGAACCGCACAC AGATCGCCATCTGCCCCAACAACCATGAGGTGCACATCTATGAGAAGAGCGGAGCCAAGTGGGTTAAGGTGCACGAGCTCAAGGAGCACAATGGGCAGGTGACAG GCATTGACTGGGCCCCTGAGAGTAACCGCATTGTGACCTGCGGCACAGACCGCAATGCATACGTGTGGACGCTGAAGGGCGGCACGTGGAAGCCCACGCTTGTTATCCTGAGGATCAACCGGGCTGCTCGCTGTGTGCGCTGGGCCCCCAACGAGAACAAGTTCGCTGTGGGCAGCGGCTCCCGTGTCATCTCCATCTGCTATTTTGAGCAGGAAAATGACTG GTGGGTGTGCAAGCACATCAAGAAGCCCATTCGCTCCACCGTCCTCAGCCTGGACTGGCACCCCAACAACGTGCTCCTGGCCGCAGGCTCCTGTGACTTCAAATGCCG GATCTTCTCGGCCTACATAAAGGAGGTGGAGGAACGACCGGCACCCACCCCATGGGGATCCAAAATGCCCTTTGGGGAGCTGATGTTCGAGTCCAGCAGTAGCTGCGGCTGGGTGCACGGTGTCTGCTTTTCAGCCAGTGGCAGCCGCATGGCCTGGGTCAGCCATGATAGCACCGTGTGCCTGGCTGATGCTGACAAGAAGATGGC aGTTGCGACTCTGGCCTCTGAAACACTGCCACTGCTGGCCCTGACCTTCATCACAGAAAACAGTCTGGTGGCTGCG GGCCACGATTGCTTCCCAGTTCTTTTTACCTACAACGGTGCCGCAGGGACGTTGAGCTTTGGTGGACGGCTGGACGTGCCTAAGCAAAGCTCGCAGCGCGGCTTGACAGCCCGCGAGCGCTTCCAGAACCTTGACAAGAAGGCGAGCTCCGAGGGCGGCGTGGCTGGCGGGGCAGGCCTGGACTCGCTGCACAAGAACAGCGTCAG CCAAATCTCAGTGCTCAGTGGGGGCAAGGCCAAGTGCTCACAGTTCTGCACTACCGGCATGGATGGTGGCATGAGCATCTGGGATGTGAAG AGCTTGGAATCGACCTTGAAGGACCTCAAGATCAAATGA